A genomic window from Candidatus Kouleothrix ribensis includes:
- a CDS encoding ankyrin repeat domain-containing protein codes for MHNQVWDGVTLASTIKPEEAARRARLADAARAYDWGTLLALLGQAPQLINTTRPGGQSRYAPLHQAAHGGAPAAVVEVLLGLGAWRTLRCAQGQRPLEIAMRQGHHHLRELLTPVFQRDMPLEVLQPIQQHFHALIHARAEQLVREHALRLPELEPLLELAEPRLWFAVPGMYGGFRFWLDQLAGDGVLIAESWCRVVGGSGQRHLVSPHGSLLIAQGFV; via the coding sequence ATGCACAATCAGGTTTGGGATGGCGTTACACTGGCCAGTACGATCAAACCCGAGGAGGCTGCGCGGCGCGCTCGGCTGGCCGATGCGGCCAGAGCCTATGATTGGGGCACGCTACTGGCGCTGCTGGGGCAGGCGCCCCAGCTGATCAATACAACGCGCCCCGGCGGCCAATCGCGCTACGCTCCGCTGCACCAGGCCGCGCACGGCGGCGCGCCGGCTGCGGTGGTCGAGGTGCTGCTTGGCCTCGGCGCCTGGCGCACGCTGCGCTGTGCCCAGGGCCAGCGCCCGCTCGAGATCGCCATGCGCCAGGGCCATCACCATCTGCGCGAGCTGCTGACGCCCGTGTTTCAGCGCGACATGCCTCTGGAGGTGCTCCAGCCGATCCAGCAGCACTTTCATGCCCTGATTCATGCGCGCGCCGAGCAGCTCGTGCGTGAGCACGCACTGCGCTTGCCCGAGCTCGAGCCGCTGCTCGAGCTGGCCGAGCCCAGGCTGTGGTTTGCGGTTCCAGGCATGTATGGCGGCTTTCGCTTCTGGCTCGACCAGCTCGCCGGTGATGGTGTGCTGATCGCCGAGAGTTGGTGCCGGGTGGTGGGCGGCTCGGGCCAGCGCCACCTGGTCAGCCCCCATGGTAGCTTGCTGATTGCACAGGGCTTTGTCTGA
- a CDS encoding alpha/beta hydrolase, with protein MQSMTRSGAGLANNRVPARSTSLTVENIAIHVTDQGAGVPTLLLHGIFDSADTWSGVTERLQANFRCLVPDLPGFGRSGEPADFDCSLPHLAQFIDNLIGALGIDQPINLIGYDIGATYGLAWAVTHPAKVRNIAILNANFFSDYKWHSFARLWRIPVVGELAMAMITEANFARAMVSSAPQIPPEKAREAARLVTPAAKRMALRHYRALDSAVFHGWEDQLRDLTSHKPTIVCWGDQDPAIPPSFAERFGAQTVRHFPTNSHWLPLEAPALLAEYLEAFFREAA; from the coding sequence ATGCAATCGATGACCAGATCCGGCGCCGGCTTAGCCAACAACCGCGTGCCGGCGCGCAGCACATCGTTGACCGTCGAGAACATCGCGATCCATGTTACCGACCAGGGCGCCGGCGTGCCGACGCTGCTGCTGCATGGCATCTTCGACTCGGCCGACACCTGGAGTGGCGTGACCGAGCGTCTACAAGCCAACTTCCGCTGCCTGGTGCCCGATCTGCCCGGCTTCGGGCGCTCGGGCGAGCCGGCCGATTTCGATTGCTCGCTGCCCCACCTGGCGCAGTTCATCGACAATCTGATCGGCGCGCTTGGCATCGACCAGCCGATCAACCTGATCGGGTACGACATCGGCGCCACCTACGGCCTGGCCTGGGCGGTCACACATCCCGCGAAGGTGCGCAACATAGCGATTCTGAATGCTAACTTCTTCTCCGACTACAAGTGGCACTCGTTCGCGCGGCTCTGGCGCATTCCAGTAGTCGGCGAGCTCGCGATGGCAATGATCACCGAGGCAAATTTTGCGCGCGCTATGGTGAGCAGCGCCCCACAGATCCCGCCCGAAAAGGCGCGCGAAGCGGCCCGGCTGGTAACCCCGGCGGCGAAACGCATGGCCCTGCGCCATTATCGCGCGCTCGACTCGGCCGTCTTTCACGGGTGGGAAGATCAGCTGCGCGACCTGACCAGCCACAAACCCACGATCGTCTGCTGGGGCGATCAGGATCCGGCGATACCGCCGAGCTTCGCCGAGCGGTTCGGTGCGCAAACGGTACGCCACTTTCCAACCAACAGCCACTGGCTGCCGCTCGAAGCACCGGCCCTGCTGGCCGAGTACCTGGAGGCCTTTTTCCGCGAGGCGGCCTGA
- the cas6 gene encoding CRISPR system precrRNA processing endoribonuclease RAMP protein Cas6: MTETQLHPAGILSGLDLPVVRARVTLRLLEATTLPPYKGALLRGGFGYAFQRASCPQPCWGHAEACAVGALCPYRAIFETPHPPGVAQLHDLQDVPRPFVIEPPLDHKRAYAAGDALEFGLILIGRAIDQLAYFLYSFEQLGRMGLGRGQARARLERVEALRPWQPTGVALYQDGRATSEAARLRDAGASYCYDAPTIAARAAQLPADLALRLVTPLRVKARGTFIDVLDMPAIVGAACWRLRALASFHGGGPWDVDHRALAERAGSIAVENPRVQWIDWERTSTRAGQQRAMTLGGLLGSAVLRGVPPDVRAVLLAGSLVHIGKAAVFGHGQLELAEWRR; encoded by the coding sequence ATGACCGAGACGCAGCTCCATCCTGCCGGCATCCTGTCTGGCCTGGATTTGCCGGTTGTGCGCGCGCGTGTGACACTGCGCCTGCTCGAGGCCACCACCCTACCGCCCTACAAGGGTGCGCTGCTGCGCGGCGGCTTTGGCTACGCCTTTCAGCGCGCGTCGTGCCCGCAGCCGTGCTGGGGCCACGCCGAGGCCTGCGCGGTTGGCGCGCTGTGTCCCTACCGCGCGATCTTCGAGACGCCGCACCCGCCCGGGGTGGCGCAGCTGCACGACCTGCAGGACGTGCCGCGGCCATTTGTGATCGAGCCGCCGCTCGACCATAAGCGCGCCTATGCTGCCGGCGACGCGCTCGAGTTCGGGCTGATCCTGATCGGCCGCGCGATCGACCAGCTGGCCTACTTCCTATACAGCTTCGAGCAGCTCGGGCGCATGGGTCTGGGCCGTGGCCAGGCCCGCGCGCGGCTCGAACGCGTCGAGGCACTGCGGCCCTGGCAGCCAACCGGCGTGGCGCTATACCAGGACGGCCGCGCGACGAGCGAGGCGGCACGGTTGCGCGATGCCGGCGCGAGCTACTGCTACGATGCGCCGACGATCGCGGCGCGCGCGGCGCAGCTGCCGGCCGACCTGGCGCTGCGCCTGGTGACGCCACTGCGGGTCAAAGCGCGCGGCACGTTCATCGATGTGCTGGACATGCCGGCGATCGTGGGGGCGGCCTGCTGGCGGCTGCGGGCGCTGGCCTCGTTCCACGGCGGCGGGCCGTGGGATGTCGATCACCGCGCGCTGGCAGAGCGGGCAGGCAGCATCGCCGTTGAGAATCCACGCGTCCAGTGGATCGACTGGGAGCGCACATCGACCCGCGCAGGCCAGCAGCGCGCAATGACATTGGGCGGGCTGCTTGGGAGCGCGGTGCTGCGCGGGGTGCCGCCCGACGTGCGCGCAGTGCTGCTGGCCGGCAGCCTGGTGCATATCGGCAAGGCGGCAGTGTTTGGGCATGGCCAGCTCGAGCTGGCCGAGTGGCGCCGGTAG
- a CDS encoding cupin domain-containing protein produces MQFLTIDRAAAQDATASGNFGGQVWMQQLVSEQQCSEIELLVVSFEAGGRTRPHVHPVDQILHITAGRGIVADHAGRRVVTAGDVVVVPAGEWHWHGAAPDSAMTHISIKRYGATDWTVEERDWGTYA; encoded by the coding sequence ATGCAATTCCTTACGATCGATCGCGCCGCCGCGCAGGACGCGACCGCCAGCGGTAATTTCGGCGGCCAGGTGTGGATGCAGCAGCTGGTTAGCGAGCAGCAGTGCAGCGAGATCGAGCTGCTGGTGGTGTCGTTCGAGGCCGGCGGCCGCACCCGCCCGCATGTCCACCCGGTCGACCAGATCCTGCATATTACGGCCGGGCGCGGGATCGTGGCTGACCACGCCGGGCGCCGCGTGGTCACAGCCGGCGATGTGGTGGTGGTGCCGGCCGGCGAGTGGCATTGGCACGGCGCGGCGCCCGACAGCGCGATGACACATATTTCGATCAAGCGCTACGGCGCGACCGACTGGACGGTTGAGGAGCGCGATTGGGGCACGTATGCCTGA